The sequence AGACGGAGTCAGAAATGCCAGTATATGAGTATGAGTGTCCAGCATGTGAAAAAGTTATTGAGGTTCAGCAGCGAATGTCCGACGATCCTTTATCTCAGTGTCCGGACTGTGGTGGGCCTGTGAAAAAAATCATGTCCATGAGTTCCTTTAAACTGAAAGGCGGCGGCTGGTACGCTGATGGCTACGCCTCTACACAGCCAGCAGGAAAGAGTACATCCACCAGTAGTACGGCGGCCCCTCCCTGTAAGTCGAGCGGCAGTTGTCCCTGCGCTGCAGCAAATTCCTGATCACTCTTCTCTGGTTTCAGTCGTGGATGGCCATTGCATCACCGTATGAATAAAACCGATAGCCCTTTTTGATGGCTTCCCGGTAGCTGTCCATCAGGTGTTCACGGCCACAGAGTGCTGAAACCAGAAACAGCAACGATGATTCCGGCAGGTGAAAGTTGGTTATAAGATTGTCCACAACCTTGAACCTGTACCCAGGCATTATATAGAGTCCGCACCAGTCTTCTCCTGCCTGTACCCTGCCGTCAGGATCGGTCATGAACTCCAGGGTTCGCACCGTGGTCGTACCCACTGCCCATATCTTTCCTCCTGCCTTTCGCACTGCGTTAATTTTGTCAGCACTTGCCTGTGACACCGAAACATATTCCTGATGTATCCTGTGCTTCCTGATATCCTCACAGCGAACTGGAGCGAAAGTACCATGCCCCACATGGAGAGTGATCTCTGTAAACTCCACACCTTTGTTACGAATAGCCTCTAACAGATTCTCTGAAAAGTGAAGTCCTGCTGTCGGCGCAGCGACTGCTCCTGGGTTTTGAGCATAAACCGTCTGGTAGCGCTTCCTGTCTTCGTCGGTACTGCCCTCTTTCCTGCTGATATAGGGCGGGAGTGGAACCTGTCCGTACTTCTCAAGGATTGTGGAGAGCTCTTTATCGCTGGAATAGGAGAGCTCAACAGTGACCTTCCCGCCATCAAGCAGTTCCAGCACCCTGGCCTCAAGGTCCGGTCCCAGCAGGAGCAGAGAGCCGGGTTTCGGCCGTTTGGAACTTTTAATAAGCGTTGTCACTTCGGCATGTTTTTTTCCATTATGACCCTCGGATACAACGGGGTAAGAAAGGAGAAAAACTTCTACCTTGCCACCACTCTTCTTGTGTCCATGGAGCCGTGCTGGAAAGACTTTTGTGTTATTTACTACAAGCAGGTCGCCGGGATTCAGCAGGTCGATGATTTGATGGAATTTTCCATGTTCCTGTTTACCTGTGTGGCGATTGAGGATGAGAAGGCGCGAATCTTCCCTGGCATCTGCCGGGTGTTGGGCAATGTTTTCAGGTGGAAGTGTATAGTTGTAGGCCTGGAGGGTGAATTCCTGTTGCATGCGTAATTCGCTAAGTGTAGATTGAAAAAAATCGGTTGGATGTACCAACTGGTATTCTGGAAAAAGGTTTACCTACCATGTTCCTTGTCGTTTGCGCAACAGAATTTGAGCTCCAATCACTGCTGGATTACAGTGTTTGTAAGGCTGACGAATGGATGAGCCTGGTCACTGGAGTCGGTATGGTGGAAACAGCATTCAATCTGACCCGGTTCCTTGAAAGAGAAAAGAGCAAGGGGGAGAATGGAATTCATGCTGTCCTGAATCTCGGAGTCGCTGGTGCCTATCTGGCTGATGGAGAAAAACAGGCAGACCTTCTGCAGATCTGTTTTGCTGAGAAAGAATTTTTTGGAGATATGGGAATCTGTTATCCAGACCGTATGGAACCCCTTGCTGAGGACTTGCTGCATAGATTTCAGTATGTTTTGGACTCCGATCTCCTCAATCGGGCCGAGTCTCTGCTGGAAGAAAACGGTCTTCAGGTTCGGCGCGGAAATTTTGTTACCGTGTGTGGAGTGAGCGCGACCGCCGGTCGTGGCGCAATGCTCAGGCAAAGGTATGATGCTCTCTGTGAAAACATGGAAGGCGCAGCCGTTGCCAGGATCTGCGAGGAATATATGCTGCCTCTACTTGAAATGCGTGCAGTTTCCAACTATGTCGAAGATCGTGATCTAACGCGTTGGAAATTAA comes from Desulfocapsa sulfexigens DSM 10523 and encodes:
- the mqnB gene encoding futalosine hydrolase, with product MFLVVCATEFELQSLLDYSVCKADEWMSLVTGVGMVETAFNLTRFLEREKSKGENGIHAVLNLGVAGAYLADGEKQADLLQICFAEKEFFGDMGICYPDRMEPLAEDLLHRFQYVLDSDLLNRAESLLEENGLQVRRGNFVTVCGVSATAGRGAMLRQRYDALCENMEGAAVARICEEYMLPLLEMRAVSNYVEDRDLTRWKLKEACDQAGKAAAMLLKGLKNE
- a CDS encoding FmdB family zinc ribbon protein; amino-acid sequence: MPVYEYECPACEKVIEVQQRMSDDPLSQCPDCGGPVKKIMSMSSFKLKGGGWYADGYASTQPAGKSTSTSSTAAPPCKSSGSCPCAAANS
- the queA gene encoding tRNA preQ1(34) S-adenosylmethionine ribosyltransferase-isomerase QueA gives rise to the protein MQQEFTLQAYNYTLPPENIAQHPADAREDSRLLILNRHTGKQEHGKFHQIIDLLNPGDLLVVNNTKVFPARLHGHKKSGGKVEVFLLSYPVVSEGHNGKKHAEVTTLIKSSKRPKPGSLLLLGPDLEARVLELLDGGKVTVELSYSSDKELSTILEKYGQVPLPPYISRKEGSTDEDRKRYQTVYAQNPGAVAAPTAGLHFSENLLEAIRNKGVEFTEITLHVGHGTFAPVRCEDIRKHRIHQEYVSVSQASADKINAVRKAGGKIWAVGTTTVRTLEFMTDPDGRVQAGEDWCGLYIMPGYRFKVVDNLITNFHLPESSLLFLVSALCGREHLMDSYREAIKKGYRFYSYGDAMAIHD